A genome region from Nicotiana tabacum cultivar K326 chromosome 13, ASM71507v2, whole genome shotgun sequence includes the following:
- the LOC107797277 gene encoding putative trehalose-phosphate phosphatase J translates to MTQQNVVVSDPKSGINLAISVKLQVPSNSPALFTTAVQKPPPAPGSCITISRKTLVEINGNNNGARINSWVDSMRASSPTHHKSTPPLSDDINSWTVQHPSALDMFEQIITASKGKQIVMFLDYDGTLSPIVEDPDQAFMSEAMRATVRKLARYFPTAIVSGRCRDKVYNFVRLAELYYAGSHGMDIKGPSKGSKYKKGAEAVLCQPASEFLPMIDEVYKALIDATKSTEGVIVENNKFCASVHFRCVDEKKWGELAQVVRSVLKEYPKLRLTQGRKVFEIRPTIKWDKGKALEFLLESLGYANCTDVFPVYIGDDRTDEDAFKVLRERGQGFGILVSKIPKDTHASYSLQEPSEVMVFLRRLVEWKKLSLRRQFRIRRQIEEIKASLRN, encoded by the exons ATGACTCAGCAGAATGTGGTAGTGTCCGATCCTAAATCCGGTATTAATTTGGCAATATCAGTGAAGTTACAAGTACCATCAAACTCCCCCGCGCTGTTCACGACGGCGGTACAAAAGCCGCCACCGGCGCCGGGGAGTTGCATCACCATTTCAAGAAAGACACTTGTTGAAATCAATGGGAATAATAATGGTGCTAGAATCAACTCTTGGGTTGATTCAATGAGAGCTTCCTCTCCTACTCATCACAAATCCACTCCTCCTCTTTCAGATGACATCAATTCTTGGACG GTGCAACATCCATCAGCACTGGATATGTTTGAGCAGATAATAACTGCTTCAAAGGGAAAGCAAATAGTGATGTTTTTAGACTATGACGGCACACTTTCCCCCATTGTTGAGGATCCTGATCAAGCTTTCATGTCTGAAGCT ATGAGAGCAACAGTGCGAAAACTTGCTAGATATTTCCCTACTGCAATAGTGAGTGGAAGGTGCAGAGACAAG GTATACAACTTTGTACGATTGGCAGAGTTGTACTATGCTGGAAGCCATGGAATGGATATAAAAGGACCATCAAAAGGTTCCAAATACAAGAAA GGAGCAGAAGCTGTTCTTTGCCAACCAGCAAGTGAATTTCTACCAATGATTGATGAGGTTTACAAAGCACTCATTGATGCAACAAAGTCTACAGAAGGGGTTATAGTGGAGAATAACAAGTTTTGTGCCTCTGTACATTTCCGCTGTGTTGATGAAAAG AAATGGGGTGAATTAGCACAAGTCGTAAGGTCAGTGCTTAAAGAATACCCAAAGCTGAGATTAACACAAGGAAGAAAAGTATTTGAGATCCGTCCTACTATTAAATGGGACAAAGGCAAAGCTCTTGAATTCTTGCTTGAATCCCTTG GATATGCTAACTGTACTGATGTATTTCCTGTATATATTGGTGATGATCGAACCGATGAAGATGCTTTCAAG GTTCTAAGAGAAAGAGGACAGGGTTTTGGCATTCTTGTCTCCAAAATTCCTAAGGACACACATGCATCTTATTCTTTACAAGAACCATCTGAG GTTATGGTGTTTCTACGACGCTTGGTAGAGTGGAAAAAGTTATCGTTAAGAAGACAGTTTAGAATTCGAAGACAAATTGAAGAGATAAAAGCATCTCTACGGAACTAA